The genomic region CTATTGTTTCTTAACTGTTTCTGGATAGCTTCGTCCCTATTAATATATCCAAACAGTAAACCAAAGAAGAGAGATTAATATGTTGCagaaaagatatataaataaaacgtCTCCAAGAGAAGAACAATTGGAGCTCAACACGAACATCGAGAACCAAAAAaccaaaagataaaaaagaaagaaaatgtggAGTAGTTAATCAGCAGtccaaaaacaataaatagtCATACAAAGTAGGAATATTCAAGGGGGTGAAAATTGAAAGATTCCTGTTTACTAACTAACTCAGTCAAAAAGtcaaaaccaaaaaataacagagttcaagaaaacaaaaactcgatctcaaataaattaaacttatttattacttttaaaggATAAGTCAAAAACCCCAACAGAACAAGATATCAGAGTGCAGTTAAATACGGAACCAGCCTCCTTCCCTTCTTCCATAGTCCGTCCATccctgtttttctttttctttttctttttgtgcttCCAGAAacactctctctttctttctctcaaaCCAAACACATTGTTATATACATCAACAAACCCTCTTCTTCCATTGCTCACACACAATCTTttcatttctctctctctctctctctccttttctttttactggGTGTTTTGGTTGTGAGAACAAATCAGGAATCACTCTAACGCACGTACGTTTTAGGTGCTgctcttgtttctttttgctcttgctgtgtgtgtgtatatatatatacagtgTTTGATTTGGAATATGTATCACTAAgttagctttttatttttcttttgtgaagCTACTACATGTGTTTCTTGAAGATTATATTACACTATgcttattagaatttaattaacttcttctctttttttttagctGATTTATGTAATTCTGTTTGTTGTTTTTCAAAACTTTCTGCTTTTCAGtgttcataatatatatacacgcATACCGATATTCttgcatattaaattataaaaaccaCCTAATACATAAAAGTAatcatagaaaaataattaataatagcACACACAAAAGATTTTCTTGATTCTATTTTCACTTGCTGTATAGTTTTTTGATACTTATTGGACGAGCCTGattcctttgttctttttccCACTTTCCTGCTTCACCTGTGTTATCGTCGGTGCTATCTTGGACGTGCGGCTCTAGTCTtacttttattactatttttaaaaaaaaaaaattcatggACTTGCTTGTGAATTGTGAGATGTGGCCCCAAGACTTTGATTTAAAGACTCACATAGCTTGGAACaattttcctctcttcttgtCCTTTCCGTTACctgatttattttgtttcttgctAATCTGAATTTCGTACCATCAGGTCTTATGGGACTGCTCAGCAAAAAGACAAGTCTACTCtcttaactttttaaatatagcCTTTAGAaggcttttattcttcttagAGAATGCTGttcttaatttataagaaaaatgttaAATCATTTATGGATGATACGTTTAATAGCCAGCTCCggtcatttttaatattaactggattcaaatttaatagaatttgatttttattaatagacaTTACAATCAATCTATTTTACTAGTcagtattattttttgtcaaaatttaataaactattaaattctATTCAATTGTATATTAGTCCTAGAgtttgatttttgtttaaCTTTTTTCAGGAGAAATCATGGCAGCAGAGCAACTACAAGTGCTTAATGCACTTGATGTGGCCAAAACACAATGGTACCATTTCACGGCAATAGTAATTGCTGGAATGGGATTTTTCACTGATGCATATGATCTTTTCTGCATCTCTTTAGTTACGAAACTATTAGGCAGAATTTATTACTATGAGGAAGGCTCTGCTGATCCTGGAGCTTTACCATCACATGTATCAGCTGCTGTTAATGGTGTTGCTTTCTGTGGAACACTTGCAGGCCAGCTTTTCTTTGGCTGGCTCGGTGATAAAATGGGGAGAAAACGTGTATATGGAATGACTTTGATGCTTATGATTATTTGTTCTATTGCATCTGGTCTTTCTTTTAGTAAAAGTCCTACTGCTGTTATGTCTACCCTTTGCTTTTTCCGGTTCTGGCTCGGTTTTGGCATTGGTGGTGACTACCCGCTTTCTGCTACAATTATGTCCGAGTATGCCAATAAAAGGACTCGTGGAGCTTTTATTGCTGCGGTTTTTGCAATGCAAGGTTTTGGTATATTGGCTGGTGGTATGGTTGCGATCGTAGTATCTGCGGCATTTAAGACCAAATATCATGTCCCAAGTTACGAAATTGATCCCCTTGGTTCTACTGTTCCTCAAACTGATTATGTTTGGAGACTTATCTTGATGTTCGGTGCACTCCCAGCTGCACTTACTTATTACTGGCGTATGAAGATGCCTGAAACTGCACGTTACACTGCATTAGTTGCTAAGAATGCGAAACAAGCTGCTTCTGATATGTCAAAAGTGCTTCAGGTTGATTTCGAAGCAGAACAAGAGAAGGTTGAGCAGATAAGAGGAAATGATTATGGCCTGTTCAGTAAAGAGTTTTTTGCACGACACGGACTTCACTTGCTTGGAACCACAAGCACTTGGTTCTTATTGGACATTGCATTCTACAGTCAGAATCTATTTCAGAAGGATATTTTCACTGCTATTGGATGGATTCCTAAGGCTAAAACGATGAATGCACTTGAAGAAGTCTATAAAATTGGTAGAGCACAAACTCTTATTGCTCTTTGCAGCACAGTTCCAGGGTATTGGTTCACTGTTGCATTAATTGACAAAATAGGAAGGTTTGCAATTCAACTGATGGGATTCTTCTTCATGACAGTATTTATGTTTGCTTTAGCCATACCTTACCATCATTGGACTCTACCACACAACCATATCGGATTCGTAATCATGTATTCATTAACCTTTTTCTTCGCCAATTTCGGTCCAAATGCCACCACATTTGTCGTCCCTGCAGAGATTTTCCCAGCAAGATTAAGGTCAACTTGCCATGGTATATCAGCTGCATCAGGCAAAGCAGGGGCAATGGTGGGCGCATTCGGATTCTTGTACGCAGCTGACGGTATTGGAGTTAGGAATACACTTATAATCCTTGGTGGAATTAACTTCTTGGGAATGTTATTTACATTATTGGTACCTGAATCAAAGGGAAAGTCACTTGAAGAGATGTCTGGTGAAGCTGAGGAAGGAAATGAAATCAAAGAGTCTAGGCATAATGTTGCAGTTTAAAAGGAGGCCATCTTTTTCATGTGATTTTTTAGCATAATATGGAAGAAATTATCAAAGTCAGGTAAGGTAAAACTATGGCTACGCATGTAGGACCTTGTGATGATTTACAGCCTAAGATGTACTAATCTCTTAGGATGATGCTCTCTCTTGGTAGCTTTTAACTACTTTGGTCTTTGTCATCCATTGATAGTATGTTCTCAAGTTTCTCAAGTTGCAAGAAGCAGAAAAAGTAACAAGTTTAGCTTTATGATCCTCATGGTACTTTTCTCATAGATTGTTTCTGTCAATCAGTGTTTGGAAAACAtttcactttttctttcttcttttctcaaaGTATTTTGTTAATTGAGCTCTAATTTAGTCTGGAGATGATTCCGATACCATTGAACCAAAGCTCATCAATCAATTCAGGGCCTTTCACTTTAGCGATTACAGAATCCAAATTCCTGTACTTGTCCAGGGATATCTCTGTGGGCTACTTCGTTAGGTAGGAAGAAAGTATGAGCTTCCTCTTCTGTTTGCCTCTTTCGTTGATTGATTCGATGCATCTTTCTCTGGATGTCTCAATGGGTTCAAGTTTGATTTTTTGAAGTGTGAAATTGTCAGAAGGAACCATTTGCTAAATCCTGTAATGCATTCTGTTGCAAGCAACCATGTCTGCCTGCTATATAGAATTGAAGAAGTGAGAGAATATCTGTAGAAAATTTTTCAATGAGTTTGAAACAAGCGTCTTATTGTTGTAGTCCCTGCACCCTACTACATCTTTTTTGCCTTTCAGATTGTAGCAAGAGAAACTTTTCAGATTGTAGCAAGCATCTTTATGAGCTCATATGTACATAATTTGTCAATTTTCCTTACAGTTTGTAAGATTCTTGAATACCCATTTGGAAGAATCCTAATCTGATTAGATTATTTCTTCCATTTTTCTGGAGTCCTATTTTTAGCAACCAATTTGGAAAAGACGATCTacattttctattataatcCCATTTATTGAATGAATGTGGGAAAGTTTCATCGGAAATCCAACACAATTCAGTTTctttaatactatatttgatgaaaatccattaagaaatttattttatttaaaaaaaatatgaaaaataatgtaaaataaaaataataaaatttaaagagatattttaatactataaattactaatgtgaaattcatttgaaatttttttcttttttgtcagaatttaatttaactataattagttttatataaaattttaaattaatttttacttcattcaaaatatataaattttagatttataaataaattttatggacTTTAATCAAACACATGCTAAGTTAATTTGTCGGTACCCTTAATAATTAGACTTTCAAccatacaaatatttatattcataactCAATATTGacttataaaaagataataataaatcatactgaaaaaggtccaaaatttaaactattaatttttttcaatagaTAGTTATTCAATTCCAATAATacactaatttttaatttttaatttctcaaaatatattactaaatatttcaagccgactaatattttttattttaaatctataCAATTCtgaatgtaaaaaaatttataagaagGTTTTGAACACAcacaatataaattatatagttcaaattaactgaattttttttatttattttagctcTATCTTTATTGCTTGATTATTTCAAAAAGTTACTggtaaaatcttttttaatagcAGACCCAAGTTGGTCAAAATCttacattcaattcaattttaagACTCAACCAATCCTATTCAAATCTAGCCCAACccaaaataatattctttttttatttttttttgtcacaTCACTCTTTCGAATTTTGGCATGCTTTATTCATAGGCAAagtgcttttcttttctttttattttattttatagattcCTCCATTCTATGGCAGGAGATTACATGCAAAGCTTTTCGAATCACCTATGGAAATTACTtcatcaattatatatattttttaaaatatatttcgaGAAAAGCCGATAATATTTGATAGACTGATAACAAGTTAAAGCATCTTCAGGCAATCAATTATATGGAATTACGGAAATATCACATGATACGatgcataaattatttttacgaaaatacatattatataaCTGTTTTATATAGTAACTACCATTCCAAGTATTAGGTTAGCTtctcacttttctttttcccatcTATTtactgaaaagaaaatgttataCAAATACATcctactattttttttattatattttttgccCATTTATGTGGCATTCactattttacaaaattaatttttgattttaaaatattaaagaataattttataaaaatagtaaataccATATTGCAtggataaaaaataagataaaaatggTGAATTGTGTAGCATTacttttactaaaaaaatttatttaactatttgaATTGTAGAACATAAACTCAGTTATTCAgcatatcaataatataaattaaaatttttttataaccaTATATTTATGACGGAGtcaaatttatgattatgagaaatttataatttaataagaatttaaaattatttctttttaatttaatatctaatttcttttgacaaaataataactaagttaatatattttaatatcttactatatcatacaaataaaatagaaaagattaaaaaaaaaaacatcaacattatatattttttttttgaaaagaaaaaaacatatatatagaaatattttcttaaaaattttgtagtttattatgatataaaacttatttatattttcaactggtttaaattggaaacaaattcttttgtaattgaataaaagattatttgtgtataaaattataactgcAGAGAAATAATATAAGTGGGGTGGGCTAAAAAGTAGTTTGAAATGGGTTTGTAATATGTGCGTCCTCTTCACACTTTGGGTGGATCGTTGTATCACTTTGCATGTGTAAGCTTTAATTAAGAACTTTTGTATTTCTTATCTTAAATTACGCCTTTTCttctctgtttctttttttctttttcttttttccgaAAAAGTTTCAGCTCCGCctcctcttttattttctacttttcttttttccttttctttaactGATTTACTTTTGCAACTTTTcctataaaattcttttattaatcctgttaaaattcttaattattgtcattattcttttaatcgTAGAATATATTAGTATTCTTTTTAGATTAGTCTTCTTTTCTAAAAACTTTGtgataaaagtaattataacaattaatattatactaaaaagttatatattaagtaaattatatatatatataatttatattatagataaataaaatgtacaattaacataattatttttgactgaATTTACGATGCCTGTTCAAAAGTCAGTTTCTTTTGCTGGCTTTTTATGTTTAACTATTAAGTTACTTGCCTACGGTGCTAccgttttttaatattttaattatgaatattctaaattatttattatatcgaaatataaataaaatatatattaatcagtAAATTAATCGTGTTAAAAATACTaactcataattataaatttattaaataaataatatataatggTCGATACAGTAacgaaaaaatagaaatttatagtTGTACTTCGTGAAAACCGACttctttatttgaaatatattaaataaaaataataatatatcataaactacctaatataaaaagatgtaacatattaattttttaatataataaacatattgtattaattatattattaatggattaatattgtatttatttatctgATTATCGGATcgatataataataattaatattttaaatttcgaCTTTAATTGTTTTTACTATTCTATTTATCTTATTACATTTAGTATTATCaggtttaaatttaatttattattttagtaactATATATTAAGTAGATAATTATTTGTATGCATACGCATCATCTATCCTCCCTACAAAGTTTGatgtattttttcatttttactaATATCAAACATATGCTTATAGAAAAATAGTTTCAAAGCACTTTGATCCATCAATAGAGTTAAAAAGTCAAGATGGTTTCTTtcattgttttaaaaaatttgttaattattttgttttattattgaaattaagattttttctaaaaaaaaataattaataagctAATAACTATGTTTAgctgaaataattaaaaaaaaaaaacatatttttcagatgaagctaaaatttgagcaaaacaattaaaataaaactctgTCTTGTAACTCTATCCAAAATGGTTTGATGTTTCTGTATTAGGAGACACCACCAAAAGTAAGttatttttgttgaattgGATAAATTAATCTTACCTCACTAgcttaaatataataaattatatataattttactaaattataataaataaataaattattatttagagttttttttttcatttttactaaaaaaactcttctgtttttcttttttcttttttataagtaaaaataatgttGATTTTTATGAAAGTTTATCATTCAATATACTTAtgacaaatattaaaatatttttatgattgacataaatatttattatttataactataatataatgaatatttattaatcaatttaaattaatataaataatataaacataatataattgTCTTTAtagttagtaaataaaaaagatatcaagctaaaactatattataaatatattttagcaaataaaaatccaatataaattaataaaaatacaggtttaataaatataaattctttaaaaagaaaccCATCAATTTTCTAACCGACGTGTGATATCTTGCGGACCATAATGCATAATGGTCTAAATACCATAATATAAGAGTTCGTATCTTTCTGTTGGgagatattttctcatacaaaAATGATAcacatttttattatcaaattcaaatatttatattttctcacatttttTGTTATCAAACTCAAAAcactaatattttctaatttcaaatatttatattttctcacatttttGTTATCAAACTcaaaatactaatattttctaatttaaaatgcTACACATTCTTGCTATCAAACTGAGACActtacattttttatataaatattaagaaatattactGTAGTATTTAGTTGACTTTTCTTATATAACTTATGTTGTAATTTCTCTAACATAGAAGAATCTCGTTTTTGTTGGCTAAGAATTAGCTATGTTTATTTCCTATATAGACTTGTACAGCTCTATATATTCTTTGTATTATCATTGTTATCAATATACAGAAACTTTCAATCTACTATTCTctcttcaaattctttattttagcAATAAAAGGCTAGACATTCttgttctcatattcaaaatacTTAGTAAGAATATGGTAGTTCATATATCTGGACAAATGCTGGAGTTTTCTgtcaaaaaaatgaaaaaaaaaaaacgttcGAGTTAAATTCATAATGTAGCTTAtctaaaaaaaggaaaaggaaacaCCTGTCCAAGAATGAGAATTTAGAAATTAGTGGGGAGATAAAAACAATTCAAATTATTTAGTATTTGGAGAGATTCAAATCATAATATTCACTTTTGAAAAGATTATgagtttcttttatatatattggagAATAGTGTATTTTCACTTGTATAAGAAATGAATGGACATGTTTTCTAGTTTTATGTGGGATTCTGAGGTTAAActatatatgttttttaaGGCCAAATTGTCTGCGTATAAGGTACAAGTTAAAGGGAAACCTCACCATCAAAATGGCTGGTACAGTTCCTCCCAATTACCCTACCGAATATCTATAATGCAATTTTGGCGTACCATGAAATTGGCCCTTGGCTGCCTACAAGCACATAA from Ricinus communis isolate WT05 ecotype wild-type chromosome 9, ASM1957865v1, whole genome shotgun sequence harbors:
- the LOC8258352 gene encoding low affinity inorganic phosphate transporter 1: MAAEQLQVLNALDVAKTQWYHFTAIVIAGMGFFTDAYDLFCISLVTKLLGRIYYYEEGSADPGALPSHVSAAVNGVAFCGTLAGQLFFGWLGDKMGRKRVYGMTLMLMIICSIASGLSFSKSPTAVMSTLCFFRFWLGFGIGGDYPLSATIMSEYANKRTRGAFIAAVFAMQGFGILAGGMVAIVVSAAFKTKYHVPSYEIDPLGSTVPQTDYVWRLILMFGALPAALTYYWRMKMPETARYTALVAKNAKQAASDMSKVLQVDFEAEQEKVEQIRGNDYGLFSKEFFARHGLHLLGTTSTWFLLDIAFYSQNLFQKDIFTAIGWIPKAKTMNALEEVYKIGRAQTLIALCSTVPGYWFTVALIDKIGRFAIQLMGFFFMTVFMFALAIPYHHWTLPHNHIGFVIMYSLTFFFANFGPNATTFVVPAEIFPARLRSTCHGISAASGKAGAMVGAFGFLYAADGIGVRNTLIILGGINFLGMLFTLLVPESKGKSLEEMSGEAEEGNEIKESRHNVAV